Proteins from one Arsenophonus apicola genomic window:
- the mgtS gene encoding protein MgtS yields MLARYFYRNALTKNKENIMFLLILGLICASGIFAAMMSPKWDD; encoded by the coding sequence ATGTTAGCGAGGTATTTCTATCGAAATGCATTAACCAAAAATAAGGAGAATATTATGTTTTTGTTAATTCTCGGCCTGATTTGCGCATCTGGTATTTTCGCCGCAATGATGAGCCCAAAATGGGATGATTAA
- a CDS encoding alanine/glycine:cation symporter family protein, whose translation MTELIDNFNNILWSGVLIYLLLGVGIYFTLGTGLIQFRHFGHMFTILKNSNKSDSSGISSFQALCTSLAARVGTGNLTGVAIALTAGGPGAIFWMWLVALIGMATSFAESTLAQLYKTKDDQGNYRGGPAYYMEKGLKMRWMGVLFSIFLIIAFGLVFNSVQANSIAQATAVAFGFNPLYVGIALAIICGIIIFGGLRSIARVAELVVPIMAIAYLILAFWVMSNNIESLPDVFLLIIKHAFGLQEAVGGVVGYGVAQAMTQGIQRGLFSNEAGMGSAPNAAAAASPYPPHPASQGYVQMLGVFMDTLVICSATAIIIISSGALDNAEATISGIELTQRALSSAVGDWGAIFIAIAIFFFAFTSIIANYAYAESNMVFLENNHTAGLYILRLATLGMVIFGSIAEMPLVWKLADVSMGLMALTNLIAILMLSGIAFKLTKDYNQQRKAGKLPTFDIDAYPDIKKQVEDGIWEKNNLKQWNERGANS comes from the coding sequence TTGACGGAACTGATAGACAATTTTAATAATATTCTCTGGAGTGGTGTATTAATCTATTTATTACTTGGAGTAGGTATCTATTTTACGTTAGGCACTGGTCTTATTCAATTCCGCCATTTTGGGCATATGTTTACTATACTGAAAAATAGTAATAAATCAGATAGTTCAGGTATATCTTCTTTTCAAGCTTTGTGCACAAGTCTAGCAGCTAGAGTTGGAACTGGAAATCTTACGGGTGTTGCCATTGCATTAACTGCAGGAGGGCCTGGTGCCATTTTTTGGATGTGGCTTGTTGCTCTAATTGGTATGGCTACCTCTTTTGCCGAAAGTACATTGGCACAATTATACAAAACAAAAGATGATCAAGGAAATTATCGTGGTGGCCCCGCTTACTATATGGAAAAAGGCCTTAAAATGCGTTGGATGGGAGTCCTTTTTTCTATCTTTCTTATCATCGCTTTTGGTTTAGTATTCAATTCTGTTCAAGCTAATTCAATTGCTCAAGCAACAGCCGTCGCCTTTGGCTTTAATCCTCTTTACGTAGGAATTGCGCTTGCAATAATTTGTGGCATTATTATTTTTGGTGGACTACGTTCAATTGCTCGGGTGGCAGAACTCGTTGTTCCTATAATGGCAATCGCTTATTTGATATTGGCATTTTGGGTGATGAGCAATAATATTGAAAGTTTGCCAGATGTTTTTCTGTTGATTATCAAACATGCTTTTGGTTTGCAAGAGGCTGTTGGCGGCGTAGTAGGTTATGGTGTTGCTCAGGCTATGACGCAAGGAATACAGCGTGGACTATTTTCCAATGAGGCAGGCATGGGGTCAGCGCCAAATGCTGCGGCAGCAGCTTCACCATACCCGCCACATCCGGCATCGCAAGGATATGTACAGATGCTAGGTGTTTTTATGGATACTTTAGTGATTTGTAGCGCAACGGCAATTATCATTATTTCTTCGGGGGCATTAGATAATGCTGAGGCCACTATTAGTGGAATTGAATTAACCCAGCGAGCTCTTTCTTCAGCTGTTGGTGATTGGGGCGCAATTTTCATTGCCATAGCTATTTTTTTCTTTGCTTTTACTTCAATTATTGCAAATTATGCTTATGCAGAAAGTAATATGGTTTTTTTAGAAAATAACCATACGGCCGGATTATATATTCTTAGACTTGCTACTTTAGGAATGGTTATTTTTGGCTCAATAGCAGAAATGCCCTTAGTTTGGAAATTAGCTGATGTTTCGATGGGCTTGATGGCGTTAACAAATCTAATTGCAATATTAATGCTTTCTGGTATCGCGTTTAAACTTACCAAAGATTACAACCAACAACGTAAAGCGGGCAAATTACCTACCTTTGATATAGATGCTTATCCTGATATAAAAAAGCAGGTAGAGGATGGTATTTGGGAAAAGAACAATTTAAAACAATGGAATGAACGAGGGGCT